In Flavobacterium sp. N1736, the following are encoded in one genomic region:
- a CDS encoding DUF3078 domain-containing protein, giving the protein MKLFRFTILLFLFSFSITTSAQIIRTTLDPAQLPKIPSNWTKKNQVGFDISEIAFVNWSAGGTSSISGLFKGEFGRTYAKGNHKWVNELIVKYGLNKQDGTELRKTDDAFQLNSTYGFRKDTVSNWYYSAKFNFNTQFTDGYNYPNRDIAISRPFAPAYIFLGAGAENSNKQKNRTFYFSPVTLKTTLVLDQYLANQGSFGVKKAVYMTDPNDPTSQILVEEGQKVKAEFGILMTAYSKSEIYKNVFYENRLSLYTDYLNKFGNVDVDYDTRLDLVVNAYVKANIGIHLVYDDDIKTKKDVVDPTTGTTSQVNDGPRAQLRQVLGVGLVYAFQ; this is encoded by the coding sequence ATGAAATTATTTCGATTCACCATCTTATTATTCCTTTTTAGTTTTTCAATTACGACATCTGCTCAGATTATTCGAACAACCTTAGATCCTGCTCAATTACCTAAAATTCCATCAAACTGGACAAAGAAAAACCAAGTTGGTTTTGATATTTCAGAAATTGCATTTGTAAACTGGAGCGCCGGGGGAACAAGTTCTATTTCCGGGTTATTTAAAGGTGAATTTGGAAGAACTTACGCAAAAGGAAATCATAAATGGGTTAACGAACTTATTGTAAAATATGGTTTAAATAAACAGGATGGTACAGAATTGAGAAAAACCGACGATGCTTTCCAGCTCAACTCAACTTACGGATTTAGAAAAGATACGGTTTCAAATTGGTATTATTCGGCTAAATTTAATTTCAATACGCAATTTACAGACGGATATAATTATCCAAATAGAGATATTGCGATCTCCAGACCATTTGCACCGGCTTATATCTTTTTAGGAGCAGGAGCTGAAAACTCAAATAAGCAAAAAAACAGAACATTTTATTTCTCTCCTGTTACGTTAAAAACAACTTTGGTATTAGACCAATATTTAGCCAATCAGGGATCTTTTGGTGTTAAAAAAGCGGTTTATATGACTGATCCTAATGATCCGACAAGTCAAATTTTAGTTGAAGAAGGGCAAAAAGTAAAAGCCGAATTTGGTATTTTAATGACCGCATATTCGAAAAGCGAAATCTACAAAAACGTTTTCTACGAAAACAGACTAAGTTTATATACTGATTATTTAAACAAATTTGGTAATGTCGATGTTGATTATGATACTCGTTTAGATCTTGTAGTTAACGCTTATGTAAAAGCAAATATTGGTATTCATTTGGTTTATGATGATGATATTAAAACCAAAAAAGATGTTGTAGACCCAACAACGGGAACAACATCTCAGGTTAATGACGGTCCAAGAGCGCAATTAAGACAAGTTTTGGGCGTGGGTCTTGTATATGCTTTTCAATAA
- a CDS encoding 1-deoxy-D-xylulose-5-phosphate synthase, which translates to MSEHLLSNIQNPADLRLLQEAQLPQIAQELRQFIIDVVSVKEGHLGASLGVIELTIALHYVFNTPEDLLVWDVGHQAYGHKILTERRENFHTNRQIGGISGFPKRSESIYDTFGVGHSSTSISAALGMAIASQLKGDHNKQHIAVIGDASIASGMAFEGLNHAGVTNANILVILNDNAIGIDPSVGALKKYLTAVKNGKNPKQNNIIKSLNFDYSGPIDGHDLPTLIQELNRLKKIKGPKFLHIVTTKGKGLQQAEENQVKYHAPGKFDASTGEIHLKSEENLPPKYQDVFGLTILDLAKKNEKIIGITPAMPSGSSLKFMMDEIPERAFDVGIAEQHAVTLAAGMATQGMIVYCNIYSTFLQRAYDQVIHDVALQDLPVIFCLDRAGLVGEDGATHHGVFDIAYLRSIPNMIIYAPINEIALQNILYSVQFGLKHPIAIRYPRGRGVISNWEVENFGQYEDIKIGEGSCLKSGTHTAVLSTGTIGNNVITALNESGNPKTIAHYDFPFVKPLDTNLLHYIFKTFKTIITIEDGVVNGGFGSAILEFAAANNYTSKIQILGIPDVFIEHGTVLQLQQLCKIDVKSLANLFSNHSK; encoded by the coding sequence ATGTCAGAACATTTACTTTCAAACATACAAAATCCGGCTGATTTACGCCTTTTACAAGAAGCGCAATTACCTCAAATTGCTCAGGAATTACGTCAGTTTATTATTGATGTTGTTTCTGTAAAAGAAGGACATTTGGGCGCGAGTTTAGGTGTAATAGAATTGACAATTGCCTTGCATTATGTTTTTAATACTCCGGAAGATTTATTGGTTTGGGATGTTGGACATCAGGCTTACGGACATAAAATTCTGACTGAAAGACGAGAAAATTTCCATACCAACAGACAAATCGGAGGTATTTCCGGTTTTCCTAAAAGAAGTGAAAGCATTTACGATACTTTTGGCGTTGGACATTCTTCAACATCAATTTCTGCTGCATTGGGAATGGCAATTGCTTCTCAATTAAAAGGTGATCATAACAAACAGCATATTGCAGTAATTGGCGATGCTTCTATCGCTTCGGGAATGGCTTTTGAAGGTTTGAATCACGCCGGAGTTACGAATGCCAATATTCTGGTTATCTTAAATGATAATGCTATTGGAATTGATCCGAGTGTTGGTGCTTTAAAAAAATACTTAACGGCTGTTAAAAACGGAAAAAATCCAAAGCAAAATAACATCATTAAATCTCTTAATTTTGATTATTCGGGACCAATTGACGGGCATGATCTTCCAACTTTAATCCAGGAATTAAACCGCTTAAAGAAGATAAAAGGTCCAAAATTTCTGCATATTGTAACTACAAAAGGAAAAGGTTTACAGCAGGCAGAAGAAAATCAGGTGAAATATCACGCGCCCGGAAAATTCGATGCTTCGACAGGAGAAATACATTTAAAATCAGAAGAAAATCTTCCTCCAAAATATCAGGATGTTTTTGGTTTAACCATTTTAGATTTAGCCAAAAAGAATGAAAAAATTATCGGAATCACTCCGGCAATGCCATCTGGAAGTTCTTTAAAATTTATGATGGATGAAATTCCGGAACGCGCTTTTGATGTTGGTATTGCAGAACAGCATGCTGTAACTCTTGCTGCCGGAATGGCAACTCAGGGCATGATTGTATATTGTAATATCTATTCGACTTTTTTACAGCGTGCCTACGATCAGGTTATTCATGATGTTGCGCTACAGGATTTACCAGTTATTTTTTGTCTGGACAGAGCCGGTTTGGTTGGTGAAGATGGCGCGACGCATCACGGTGTTTTTGATATTGCTTATTTAAGATCGATTCCGAATATGATTATTTATGCACCAATTAATGAAATTGCGCTGCAAAACATTTTATATTCGGTTCAATTTGGGTTAAAACATCCTATTGCGATTCGATATCCGCGAGGTCGTGGCGTTATTTCGAATTGGGAAGTAGAAAATTTCGGACAATACGAAGATATTAAAATTGGTGAAGGAAGCTGCTTAAAAAGCGGAACTCACACGGCTGTTTTATCAACGGGAACAATTGGTAATAATGTGATTACGGCATTAAATGAATCCGGCAATCCAAAAACAATTGCCCATTATGATTTTCCTTTTGTTAAACCGCTAGATACTAATTTATTACATTACATCTTTAAGACTTTTAAAACTATTATTACTATTGAAGACGGCGTTGTAAATGGCGGTTTTGGAAGCGCAATTTTAGAATTTGCAGCTGCTAATAATTACACTTCTAAGATACAAATTTTAGGCATTCCTGACGTATTTATCGAGCACGGAACTGTCTTACAATTACAACAATTGTGCAAAATTGACGTTAAAAGTTTGGCAAATCTTTTTTCAAACCATTCAAAATAA
- a CDS encoding nucleoside deaminase, whose protein sequence is MINPFTDEYFMKKALQEAGMAYEKGEIPVGAIIVVADKVIARSHNLTELLNDVTAHAEMQSITAAANFLGGKYLKDCTLYVTLEPCQMCAGALYWSQISKIVFGARDEQRGFMVMGTKLHPKTTVVSGVMATEAADLMRRFFIERRK, encoded by the coding sequence ATGATAAACCCTTTCACCGACGAATACTTTATGAAAAAAGCTTTGCAGGAAGCTGGAATGGCCTATGAAAAAGGCGAAATTCCTGTTGGCGCCATAATTGTTGTGGCAGATAAAGTAATTGCAAGAAGTCATAATCTCACAGAATTGTTAAATGATGTTACAGCTCATGCCGAAATGCAGTCTATAACCGCCGCCGCAAACTTTCTTGGCGGAAAATATCTTAAAGATTGTACCTTATATGTTACGCTCGAACCTTGCCAAATGTGTGCAGGAGCTTTGTATTGGAGTCAGATTTCGAAAATTGTTTTTGGCGCCCGTGACGAACAACGCGGTTTTATGGTTATGGGCACAAAACTGCATCCTAAAACCACTGTAGTTTCGGGAGTTATGGCCACAGAAGCTGCTGATTTAATGAGGCGTTTTTTTATTGAGAGAAGGAAGTAA
- a CDS encoding alpha-2-macroglobulin family protein: MKARRLVYVFFVFLIFQACGKKSDFNSDFSLFKEYITSFTGGIVSAQSDIRVVLAFDKKEWKVNQVLDNDLFDISPSVDGKVVALSSNTIAFIPEKKLKAGTEYQVTLHLDKLTELPKKTNDDKTDLSDFNFTVKTVKQDFTINTLDIQSYSKEYQYLNCVLKSADDIDLETAKQLVTASQNGNKVKIKFDKTPNSGKEFKFIIDSIQRFDAESNLEIAYDGNDFDIDQKGKMDFPITSINDFKIVKVDIPDENNQQVLINFSEPLEKGQDFKGLVAIQNTNNLKFSTQGNTLKVYFSNQKPAKEVVHEVAVVAVDSASTIVDSASVAVDSVAVADPVVEEVAEEEPEPESAAISGELLLEVFQGIESQYGQKMKSNYSEKISFDQIKPNVRFIKNGTILPSSSNLKLNFEAVNLSAVDVKVYKIYKNNILQFLQNNELNGAQNLKRVSQPVAKTTLNLKENTLINPSKWNTFALDLSKIISPEPGAIYRVEFSYKKAYSLYKCETSEDDESQNEEEEEVDENDVNYSGNSYDDYYYDDYEWRESQDPCTGSYYYNAKIGTNILASDLGVIAKRGENKSYFFAVNNILTTEPVSNARVDLYSFQQQKLASEATSSEGIASFKLDKFAYFAIVTLGNQSTYVKLDDGNSLSVSNFDVSGETLQKGLKGFIYGERGVWRPGDNLYLSFILNDVANKLPKAHPIKFRLTDPNGKVTYQTVQKTNELNHYAFIVPTDPDAPTGSWEAMISVGGAKYYKNIKIETIKPNRLKIKNSFKNPILSSSHSNTSNLEVTWLHGAIAKNLNVEMQAKFSQQSTTFKNYPKYIFDDLVRQFSTEEINVFSGKLDANGRASVNIDPKLQGQAPGMLKAAFVTKVYEEGGDFSTDVISTTYSPYKTYVGVKSPEPNKYGMLETRTANRFDIVTVDENGRPKSVKNLEVKVYKVEWRWWWDASSDNLSNYNSSEATTSYKTFKVNTDSSGKGSFQFALTDEEWGRYLIRVSDETDGHATGLTVNIDWPIWSGKTRNTDASTANMLVFSTDKKDYAVGEKAQISFPSSEGGRALVSIENGSKVVQTLWVKTQKGETKVEVPVTAAMAPNVYFNITLLQPHATTKNDSPIRMYGIVPIEVVDKNTILAPKIAMPDVLKPEQTFTLKVSEQSGKEMTYTIAVVDEGLLDLTRFKTPNAWDSFYVREALGVKTWDVYNDVIGAYGGKVNQIFSIGGDQDLGGGKAKKANRFKPVVVYLGPFKLEKGQTKTHQIKLPKYIGSVRTMVVAGDANTSAYGSVEKATPVRSPLMVLASLPRKISPSEKVTIPVTIFAMEKQIKNVNVQIKTSNGLKVIGSAVQKLTFAEPDEKMAYFNLAVGSLTGIGKVQIVATSGNEKSVYDVEIDMTNPNPVTNTFTDVILEPNSSKTISWKTFGVSGSNKAKLEVSSMPTINLNGRLQFLIQYPHGCVEQTTSSVFPQLFLNDVADIDATRQQLIQKNVTAGINRLGGFQLPNGGLSYWQGNTIADDWGTSYAGHFMIEAEKKGYVLPINFKSKWLSYQQKEAKQWRFEPQYGNDLAQSYRLYTLALAGSPDLSSMNRLRETKGISNESKLRLAAAYILAGQKSASQNLFLHSKIEDETSDYNYYYYGSSARNRAMALETMLLLGQKEKAFAMAIKLAKNMASDQWMSTQTTAYCLYAMSKFASNNGTKGIDIQFSKDGKSQIVKTSKTVADRSLVVKTGSNSITLKNNKKNTIYVRVLNTGILPIGQENVVQNDVSAGIVFKNRKGGTIDVSKITQGTEFVAEVTVRNQRNERVENVALSQILPSGFEIVNTRFTDYGDATNNIADYIDIRDDRTNFYFGMKAGETKTFRILLNASYLGNYYLPGLQCEAMYDNTFLARTKGFWVEVVK, from the coding sequence GTGAAAGCAAGAAGATTAGTTTACGTGTTTTTTGTGTTTTTAATTTTTCAGGCCTGTGGCAAAAAATCAGATTTCAATTCCGATTTTTCATTATTCAAAGAGTATATAACAAGTTTTACAGGCGGAATCGTCTCGGCACAATCGGATATACGTGTTGTTCTTGCTTTCGATAAAAAAGAATGGAAAGTAAATCAGGTTTTAGACAATGATTTGTTTGATATTTCGCCAAGCGTCGACGGAAAAGTCGTAGCGCTTTCGAGTAATACAATTGCTTTTATTCCGGAGAAAAAACTAAAAGCCGGAACAGAATATCAGGTGACACTGCATTTAGACAAGTTAACTGAGCTTCCTAAAAAAACGAACGACGATAAAACAGATCTTTCTGATTTTAATTTTACGGTTAAAACCGTCAAACAGGATTTTACGATTAATACCTTGGATATTCAGTCTTACAGCAAAGAATATCAATATCTAAATTGTGTATTAAAATCGGCAGATGACATAGATTTAGAAACTGCAAAACAACTCGTTACGGCATCTCAAAACGGAAATAAAGTCAAAATTAAATTTGATAAAACTCCAAATTCAGGAAAAGAATTTAAATTTATCATTGATAGTATTCAGCGTTTTGATGCAGAAAGTAATCTTGAAATTGCTTATGATGGAAATGATTTTGATATTGACCAAAAAGGAAAAATGGATTTTCCGATTACGTCTATTAATGATTTCAAAATCGTTAAAGTTGATATTCCTGATGAAAATAATCAGCAAGTATTAATTAACTTTTCTGAACCTCTCGAAAAAGGTCAGGATTTTAAAGGTTTAGTAGCGATTCAAAACACTAATAATCTTAAATTTTCAACACAGGGAAATACCCTGAAAGTGTATTTCAGCAATCAAAAACCGGCCAAAGAAGTTGTTCATGAAGTTGCCGTTGTTGCTGTAGATTCGGCAAGTACAATAGTTGATTCGGCAAGTGTAGCCGTAGATAGTGTTGCTGTCGCAGATCCTGTTGTTGAAGAGGTTGCAGAAGAAGAACCGGAACCGGAATCGGCAGCAATATCAGGTGAATTATTACTGGAAGTTTTTCAGGGAATCGAGAGCCAGTACGGGCAGAAAATGAAAAGTAATTATTCTGAAAAAATATCTTTTGATCAGATAAAACCAAATGTTCGCTTTATTAAAAACGGAACAATTTTACCAAGTTCAAGTAATCTAAAACTGAATTTTGAAGCGGTAAATTTAAGTGCCGTCGATGTAAAAGTATATAAAATTTATAAGAACAACATTTTGCAGTTTCTTCAGAATAATGAATTAAACGGAGCACAAAATCTCAAACGGGTTTCGCAGCCTGTTGCAAAAACGACACTTAATCTTAAAGAAAATACTTTAATAAACCCAAGTAAATGGAACACTTTTGCATTGGATTTATCTAAAATTATAAGCCCGGAACCGGGAGCGATTTACAGAGTTGAATTCTCATATAAAAAAGCCTATTCTTTATACAAATGTGAAACTTCTGAAGATGATGAAAGCCAAAATGAAGAGGAAGAAGAAGTAGATGAAAATGACGTGAACTACAGCGGAAACTCATACGACGATTATTATTATGATGATTATGAGTGGAGAGAAAGCCAGGATCCGTGTACAGGTTCGTATTATTATAATGCCAAAATAGGAACCAATATTTTAGCATCTGATTTAGGTGTAATTGCCAAAAGAGGTGAGAATAAATCGTATTTCTTTGCCGTAAATAATATTCTAACGACTGAACCGGTTTCAAACGCAAGAGTTGATTTGTATAGTTTTCAGCAGCAAAAACTGGCATCAGAAGCAACAAGCAGCGAAGGAATTGCATCTTTTAAATTAGATAAATTTGCCTATTTTGCTATTGTAACCTTAGGAAATCAGTCTACTTATGTAAAACTTGATGACGGGAATTCACTTTCGGTAAGTAATTTTGATGTATCGGGCGAAACGCTGCAAAAAGGTTTGAAAGGATTTATTTATGGAGAACGCGGCGTTTGGCGTCCAGGCGATAATTTGTACCTGTCTTTTATTTTAAATGATGTCGCGAATAAATTGCCAAAAGCGCATCCTATAAAATTCAGATTAACAGATCCAAATGGAAAAGTAACGTATCAAACCGTTCAAAAAACGAACGAATTAAATCATTATGCTTTTATTGTGCCTACAGATCCTGATGCGCCAACCGGAAGTTGGGAAGCGATGATAAGCGTGGGCGGAGCCAAATATTATAAGAATATAAAAATAGAAACGATTAAACCAAATCGTTTAAAAATCAAAAACAGTTTTAAAAATCCTATTTTATCTTCGTCACATTCTAATACAAGCAATCTCGAAGTAACGTGGCTTCACGGTGCAATTGCCAAGAATTTGAATGTAGAAATGCAGGCTAAATTTTCACAGCAAAGTACCACTTTCAAAAATTATCCGAAATACATTTTTGATGATTTAGTACGCCAGTTTAGTACCGAAGAAATTAATGTTTTCTCCGGAAAATTAGACGCAAACGGAAGAGCATCCGTAAATATAGATCCTAAATTGCAAGGTCAGGCACCGGGAATGCTAAAAGCTGCATTTGTAACCAAAGTATACGAAGAAGGGGGAGACTTTAGTACAGATGTTATTTCAACTACTTATTCTCCGTATAAAACTTACGTTGGAGTAAAATCGCCGGAACCTAATAAATACGGAATGCTTGAAACCAGAACGGCAAACCGATTTGATATTGTTACTGTTGATGAAAACGGAAGACCAAAATCTGTTAAGAATCTTGAAGTAAAAGTCTATAAAGTCGAATGGCGCTGGTGGTGGGATGCATCAAGCGATAATTTATCGAATTATAATTCATCAGAAGCAACAACTTCTTATAAAACGTTTAAAGTAAATACAGATTCGAGCGGAAAAGGAAGTTTTCAATTTGCATTAACTGATGAAGAATGGGGACGTTATTTAATTCGTGTTTCAGATGAAACTGACGGTCATGCTACGGGATTAACCGTAAATATCGATTGGCCAATATGGTCCGGAAAAACCAGAAACACAGATGCTTCTACAGCAAATATGCTTGTTTTTTCTACCGATAAAAAGGATTATGCAGTTGGCGAAAAAGCACAAATTTCTTTTCCTTCAAGTGAAGGCGGACGTGCTTTGGTTTCTATAGAAAATGGATCAAAAGTAGTGCAGACACTTTGGGTAAAAACGCAAAAAGGCGAAACTAAAGTTGAAGTTCCGGTTACTGCTGCAATGGCTCCAAATGTATATTTCAACATTACGCTTTTACAGCCGCACGCAACAACCAAAAACGATTCGCCAATAAGAATGTATGGTATTGTTCCGATTGAAGTTGTGGATAAAAATACGATTCTTGCGCCTAAAATTGCAATGCCGGATGTTTTAAAACCAGAGCAGACATTTACTTTAAAAGTTAGCGAACAATCAGGAAAAGAAATGACGTATACCATTGCTGTTGTCGATGAAGGTTTGCTGGATTTAACACGTTTTAAAACGCCAAATGCCTGGGATAGTTTTTATGTACGTGAAGCTTTAGGCGTAAAGACATGGGACGTTTATAATGATGTTATTGGCGCCTATGGCGGAAAAGTCAATCAGATTTTTAGTATTGGTGGAGATCAGGATTTAGGTGGTGGAAAGGCGAAAAAAGCCAATCGTTTTAAACCTGTTGTGGTTTATCTTGGACCATTTAAATTAGAAAAAGGACAAACAAAAACACATCAGATAAAATTACCAAAATACATTGGTTCAGTAAGAACAATGGTTGTAGCGGGAGATGCCAATACGAGCGCTTACGGAAGTGTCGAAAAAGCAACTCCGGTTCGTAGCCCGTTAATGGTCTTGGCTTCATTGCCAAGAAAAATTTCACCATCAGAAAAAGTAACAATTCCGGTTACGATTTTTGCTATGGAAAAACAGATTAAAAATGTAAATGTTCAGATAAAAACCAGCAATGGTTTGAAAGTTATTGGAAGTGCAGTTCAAAAATTGACATTTGCAGAGCCTGACGAAAAAATGGCATATTTTAATCTTGCCGTGGGAAGTTTAACAGGAATTGGAAAAGTGCAGATTGTTGCCACGTCCGGAAATGAAAAATCGGTTTATGATGTCGAGATTGATATGACAAACCCAAATCCGGTGACAAATACTTTTACAGATGTAATTTTAGAGCCTAATAGTTCGAAAACAATTAGCTGGAAAACATTTGGAGTTTCAGGAAGCAATAAAGCCAAACTCGAAGTTTCGTCAATGCCAACAATCAATTTAAACGGAAGATTACAGTTTCTTATTCAATATCCGCATGGTTGTGTTGAGCAGACGACTTCATCTGTATTTCCGCAATTATTTTTAAATGATGTTGCAGATATTGATGCAACGCGTCAGCAATTGATTCAGAAAAATGTTACGGCCGGAATAAATCGATTAGGAGGTTTTCAATTGCCAAATGGAGGACTTTCGTATTGGCAGGGAAATACAATTGCAGATGATTGGGGAACTTCATACGCAGGACATTTTATGATCGAAGCCGAGAAAAAAGGCTATGTTTTACCAATTAATTTTAAATCAAAATGGCTTTCATATCAACAAAAAGAAGCCAAGCAATGGCGATTTGAACCTCAGTACGGAAATGATTTGGCACAATCGTATCGCTTATATACATTGGCTCTGGCTGGTTCTCCGGATTTGTCGTCAATGAACAGATTGCGTGAAACAAAAGGAATTTCTAACGAAAGTAAATTGCGATTAGCCGCCGCTTATATTTTAGCCGGACAAAAATCGGCAAGTCAAAACTTGTTTTTGCACAGCAAAATTGAAGATGAAACGAGCGATTATAATTACTATTATTATGGTTCAAGTGCCAGAAACAGAGCGATGGCTCTTGAAACAATGTTATTGTTAGGGCAAAAAGAAAAAGCATTTGCAATGGCAATAAAACTGGCTAAAAATATGGCAAGTGATCAATGGATGAGCACGCAAACAACAGCATATTGTTTATACGCAATGTCTAAATTTGCCTCAAATAATGGTACAAAAGGAATTGATATTCAGTTCAGTAAAGACGGAAAATCTCAAATTGTAAAAACATCAAAAACAGTTGCTGACAGAAGTTTGGTCGTAAAAACTGGTTCAAATAGTATCACTTTAAAAAACAATAAAAAGAATACAATTTATGTTCGTGTATTAAATACAGGAATTTTACCAATTGGACAGGAAAATGTGGTTCAAAACGATGTTTCGGCAGGAATTGTTTTCAAAAACCGAAAAGGCGGAACAATAGATGTTTCAAAAATTACACAAGGAACCGAGTTTGTTGCAGAAGTTACCGTTAGAAATCAACGAAATGAACGCGTAGAAAATGTTGCTTTATCGCAAATTCTTCCTTCTGGTTTCGAAATTGTAAATACCCGTTTTACAGATTATGGAGATGCAACAAACAACATTGCAGATTACATCGATATTCGGGACGACAGAACTAATTTCTATTTTGGAATGAAAGCCGGAGAAACGAAAACATTCAGAATTCTGCTAAATGCATCTTACTTAGGGAATTATTATTTACCAGGATTACAATGTGAAGCGATGTATGATAATACATTTTTAGCAAGAACTAAAGGATTTTGGGTTGAGGTTGTAAAATAA